Proteins from one Leguminivora glycinivorella isolate SPB_JAAS2020 unplaced genomic scaffold, LegGlyc_1.1 Scaffold3, whole genome shotgun sequence genomic window:
- the LOC125242011 gene encoding cell death abnormality protein 1-like — translation MLLISLFVLCAFLNCDVTGQICRKRTVVTKMEYEEYKYTYVDRYSKKNWFGRVVYKTRINSGVGTKPVQKQEVEFVPSCCDGYIRTDTGSLADIECTPICSPACENGKCISPGECECNEGYLLDDGSPHKCSPTCGYCEHGTCVAPDVCRCDYGYSTQNGTSCLPICTEPCVNSVCVAPDTCQCHSGYRKTDSNLCTAYCSHGCLHGTCTEPETCTCNAGWQKSEIDECVPKCDVKCGNGTCTGPNHCTCNEGYKVDEKHDPICVPHCDVACGNGACVAPNTCKCSVGYEVDNIKDPKCVPQCDVDCGNGTCIAPNECNCNTGYKINRGSNPMCTPQCEIDCGHGICTSPNQCQCNGGYKVDRENNPVCIPQCDVKCGNGTCIAPNTCECKIGYKEDRDKEPICVPHCKVECRNGICTAPDHCECNNLYHLDSDNTFPMCVPKCDVACGNGSCVAPNTCVCHEGYQINEEKNPACEPHCDNKCSNGTCVAPNECKCFPGYKLDRDDECKLDCEYCEGHCFDVGKCECEEPFKATRVTANGEECKGNIENCTRIICKKYDIETTEGISYGYDDIETKTTIGLKAKANNFDGFAFNGSVYDYYDSILNNSIELDNDAENQIQGSEHWMQSKWKYAVISIVVIILAIVLGSLIIFRTSIIKCCTGSGDYTVEDETTDNADKQQMSEGNMRLSTILKKRGEDNSVNEV, via the exons atgTTGCTCATAAGTTTGTTTGTATTGTGTGCGTTTTTGAATTGTGACGTTACTGGCCAGATATGTAGAAAAAGGACTGT AGTAACCAAGATGGAATACGAAGAGTATAAATATACGTATGTTGACCGATACTCGAAGAAGAATTGGTTTGGACGGGTGGTTTACAAAACAAGGATAAATTCCGGTGTAGGGACGAAGCCAGTTCAA AAGCAAGAGGTTGAGTTCGTGCCATCATGCTGCGATGGGTACATCAGGACCGACACCGGGTCATTAGCCGA CATAGAATGCACACCAATATGCTCTCCAGCTTGCGAGAACGGGAAATGCATATCGCCAGGCGAGTGCGAGTGCAATGAAGGATACTTGCTGGATGACGGTAGCCCGCACAAATGTTCGCCTACTTGTGGATACTGTGAGCATGGCACCTGTGTAGCACCTGATGTGTGCCGTTGTGACTACGGTTACTCTACACAAAACG GAACATCATGCCTACCAATTTGCACCGAGCCCTGTGTCAACAGTGTTTGTGTCGCTCCAGATACCTGTCAATGTCACTCCGGCTACAGAAAAACTGACAGCAATCTCTGCACCGCTTACTGCTCCCACGGCTGCCTTCACGGGACATGCACCGAGCCCGAGACATGCACTTGTAACGCAGGATGGCAGAAGTCAGAAATAGACGAATGTGTACCAAAATGTGACGTGAAATGTGGAAATGGTACGTGTACTGGACCTAATCATTGTACTTGTAACGAAGGATACAAAGTTGATGAAAAACATGATCCAATATGTGTGCCTCATTGTGATGTTGCATGTGGAAATGGTGCTTGCGTTGCTCCTAATACTTGTAAATGCTCTGTTGGATATGAAGTTGACAATATTAAAGACCCTAAATGTGTGCCGCAGTGTGATGTTGATTGTGGTAATGGGACTTGCATAGCACCAAATGAATGTAATTGTAATACGGGATATAAAATAAACAGAGGCAGTAATCCCATGTGTACACCACAATGTGAAATTGATTGTGGGCATGGAATTTGCACATCGCCTAATCAATGTCAATGTAACGGAGGATATAAAGTTGATAGAGAGAATAATCCAGTTTGTATACCACAATGCGATGTTAAATGTGGGAATGGTACATGTATTGCACCTAACACATGCGAGTGCAAAATAGGATATAAAGAAGACAGAGATAAAGAGCCAATATGTGTACCGCATTGCAAAGTTGAATGTCGTAATGGGATTTGCACAGCTCCAGATCATTGCGAATGTAATAACCTTTATCATCTTGACTCAGATAATACTTTTCCCATGTGTGTACCAAAATGTGACGTTGCTTGTGGCAATGGATCTTGTGTTGCACCTAATACTTGTGTCTGTCATGAAGGATACCaaataaatgaagaaaaaaatcCAGCTTGCGAACCACACTGTGATAATAAATGTAGCAATGGAACTTGCGTAGCACCTAACGAATGTAAATGTTTCCCAGGTTATAAATTAGATAGAGATGATGAATGTAAACTAGACTGTGAATATTGTGAAGGGCATTGTTTTGACGTGGGGAAATGTGAGTGCGAAGAGCCTTTTAAAGCAACCCGAGTTACTGCAAACGGTGAAGAATGTAAAGGCAATATTGAGAATTGCACGcgaataatttgtaaaaaatatgacattgaAACTACTGAAGGTATATCGTATGGATATGATGACATTGAGACGAAAACTACTATTGGGCTGAAAGCCAAGGCAAATAATTTTGACGGTTTTGCGTTTAACGGATCGGTATACGACTATTACGACAGCATACTTAACAATTCAATAGAACTAGATAATGATGCCGAAAATCAGATACAGGGAAGCGAACATTG GATGCAGTCAAAATGGAAGTACGCAGTCATTTCCATAGTTGTCATTATTTTGGCCATCGTCCTCGGTTCGCTGATCATTTTCCGGACAAGTATAATAAAATGTTGTACAGGAAGCGGCGATTATACTGTTGAAG ATGAAACAACTGACAATGCAGACAAACAACAGATGTCTGAAGGTAATATGCGGTTGTctacaattttgaaaaagagAGGGGAAGATAATAGTGTAAACGAAgtataa
- the LOC125242010 gene encoding von Willebrand factor D and EGF domain-containing protein-like: MLISLLVLCAFLNCNNGQICSKKITVTKWVEEDTTYSVKEKKCLLIILCKTSTKTDHARKPVLKKETIAVPTCCDGYRNIDPSGIPVCCDGYKRADNGSEVDFSMNCVPICDPPCGDNGTCIKPDICKCDSGYQLDKKSNPMCIANCKTPCGNGTCIGRDECSCAKGYKFDKYHNPMCVPQCERNCGHGPCIAPNECLCNARYTFDYKSNPMCVPNCKTECGNGTCIAPDECTCDIGYDIDYSKSPICVPKCKNECGEGICVASNECNCKKGYTFEKYHNPMCVPQCDTECGQGFCIEPNLCMCNARYTFDNKSNPMCVPNCKTECGNGTCIAPDTCKCNMGYELDYIKSPMCVPKCKNECGEGTCVASDECDCKKGYKFEIYHNPMCVPQCETECGQGSCIAPNLCMCNAGYTFDNKSNPMCVSNCKTECGNGTCIAPDVCTCDIGYEIDYSKSPMCVPKCENKCGEGNCVAVNECECHEEYKYNKDNITI, translated from the exons atgCTTATAAGTTTATTGGTGTTATGTGCTTTTTTAAATTGCAACAATGGCCAGATATGTTCGAAAAAGATTAC tGTGACCAAATGGGTAGAAGAAGACACTACTTATTCCGTTAAGGAGAAAAAGTGCCTTTTGATTATTTTGTGCAAGACCTCAACTAAAACGGACCATGCCAGAAAGCCTGTGCta aaaaaagaGACTATTGCTGTTCCAACATGTTGCGATGGATATCGAAATATTGATCCTTCTGG AATACCAGTATGCTGCGATGGGTACAAAAGGGCCGATAATGGGTCTGAAGTTGA TTTCAGCATGAACTGCGTCCCTATATGTGATCCTCCATGCGGCGATAACGGCACTTGCATAAAGCCAGATATATGTAAGTGTGACTCTGGATATCAACTTGACAAAAAAAGTAATCCAATGTGCATCGCGAACTGCAAAACTCCCTGTGGAAATGGAACTTGCATAGGCAGAGACGAATGTAGTTGCGCGAAAGGTTACAAGTTCGATAAATACCATAACCCAATGTGTGTACCACAGTGCGAAAGAAATTGTGGACATGGACCTTGCATTGCTCCAAATGAATGCCTGTGTAATGCAAGATATACATTTGACTATAAAAGTAATCCAATGTGCGTACCAAATTGTAAAACTGAATGTGGCAATGGGACTTGCATAGCACCAGATGAGTGCACGTGTGATATTGGATATGATATAGATTACAGCAAAAGCCCAATATGTGTAccaaaatgtaaaaatgaaTGTGGTGAAGGAATTTGTGTAGCTTCAAACGAATGTAATTGTAAAAAAGGTTACACATTTGAAAAATACCATAACCCAATGTGTGTACCACAGTGCGACACAGAATGTGGACAAGGGTTTTGCATTGAGCCAAATCTATGCATGTGTAATGCAAGATATACATTTGACAATAAAAGTAACCCAATGTGCGTACCAAATTGTAAAACTGAATGTGGCAATGGGACTTGCATAGCACCAGATACATGCAAATGTAATATGGGATATGAGTTAGACTACATCAAAAGCCCAATGTGTGTAccaaaatgtaaaaatgaaTGTGGTGAAGGAACTTGTGTAGCTTCAGACGAATGCGATTGTAAAAAAGGTTACAAATTTGAAATATACCATAACCCAATGTGTGTACCACAGTGCGAAACAGAATGTGGACAAGGGTCTTGCATTGCGCCAAATCTATGCATGTGTAATGCAGGATATACATTTGACAATAAAAGTAACCCAATGTGCGTATCAAATTGTAAAACTGAATGTGGCAATGGGACTTGCATAGCACCAGATGTATGCACGTGTGATATTGGATATGAAATAGATTACAGCAAAAGCCCAATGTGTGTACCAAAATGTGAAAATAAATGTGGTGAAGGGAATTGTGTCGCTGTAAATGAATGTGAATGTCATGAAGAATACAAATATAACAAAGATAATATTACAAT ataa
- the LOC125242027 gene encoding mucin-5AC-like, which yields MKTWAVVSTVFYFGAVYIHAAPEDDKVFNVTMTMVKVGVINMDVNAICRAAGYITPDELAAYITTEESAKKKSKSVTTVEDTTTVEPGTSTTRETTTGPSVSVKTATDKSTTVASTTDSVAETVTPIISTTKSSAETVTIPPAHVTNASDDPTVGSTIDYTTETGTPDYSTETSTGTGRGIGRGYSRKTGTTNYATETGTTETSTTETGTTETGTTETGTTETGTTETGTTETGTTGTGTTETSTTETGTTETGTAETGTTETGTTETGTTETGTTETGTTYYSTETTTPIISTTDPSSETISPMFRKIGYSAETAVTTITTTEDSLTETTTSSLASVINTGVKSKRITSTTDSAVKTTTDIPKTTPETSTTGKLSTTEKTSDTTEHEIVTTDTISRKKIMSDTSVYSTTEPDSTTETEPDLITTEHSEASSTGKLGTGNGSRPDYRIYIYLLLSLLLAGIIIWISYMIYTRHQANSYVLPPPAAEATPLNQITSAA from the exons ATGAAGACGTGGGCGGTTGTGTCTACAGTGTTTTATTTTGGAGCGGtttat ATTCATGCAGCTCCAGAAGATGACAAAGTTTTTAACGTAACAATGACTATGGTGAAAGTCGG GGTAATAAACATGGATGTGAACGCCATTTGCAGAGCTGCagg ATACATAACTCCGGATGAACTTGCGGCATACATAACCACAGAAGAAAGCGCgaagaaaaaaagtaaaagtgTTACAACAGTAGAAGATACTACTACTGTTGAACCCGGGACGTCAACTACAAGAGAAACTACTACCGGTCCATCGGTGAGCGTCAAAACTGCAACTGACAAGTCAACGACGGTTGCTAGCACAACAGATTCTGTAGCAGAAACTGTTACCCCGATTATTAGTACAACAAAATCTTCAGCAGAAACTGTCACCATTCCACCCGCGCACGTAACTAATGCGAGTGACGATCCAACAGTTGGTAGTACAATAGACTATACAACAGAAACTGGTACACCAGATTATTCAACAGAAACTAGTACAGGTACAGGTCGTGGTATTGGTAGAGGTTATTCAAGAAAAACTGGTACAACAAATTATGCAACAGAAACTGGTACAACAGAAACTAGTACCACAGAAACTGGTACAACAGAAACTGGTACAACAGAAACTGGTACAACAGAAACGGGTACAACAGAAACTGGTACAACAGAAACTGGTACAACAGGAACTGGCACAACAGAAACTAGTACAACAGAAACGGGTACAACTGAAACTGGTACAGCAGAAACTGGTACAACAGAAACGGGTACAACAGAAACGGGTACAACAGAAACGGGTACAACAGAAACGGGTACAACATATTATTCTACAGAAACTACTACCCCGATTATTAGTACCACAGATCCTTCATCAGAAACTATTAGCCCGATGTTTAGGAAAATAGGTTATTCCGCAGAGACTGCTGTTACTACGATTACTACTACAGAAGATTCTTTAACAGAAACTACTACCAGTTCACTCGCGAGCGTAATAAATACGGGTGTCAAGTCAAAGAGGATTACTAGTACAACAGATTCTGCAGTGAAAACTACAACAGACATACCAAAGACAACACCCGAAACATCAACCACAGGCAAATTAAGTACCACGGAGAAGACATCCGACACAACGGAACATGAAATTGTTACTACAGATACTATATCACGTAAGAAAATAATGTCGGACACAAGCGTGTATTCCACTACAGAACCTGACTCAACTACAGAAACGGAACCCGACTTAATTACAACAGAACATAGTGAAGCATCATCTACTGGCAAACTTGG AACCGGCAATGGGTCGCGGCCAGATTACAGAATCTACATATATCTGTTGCTGTCTCTCCTGTTAGCCGGGATTATCATCTGGATCAGCTATATGATATACACTAGGCATCAAGCCAATAGTTACG TGCTACCACCGCCTGCTGCAGAGGCCACACCACTCAACCAAATTACAAGCGCGGCGTAG